The Candidatus Zixiibacteriota bacterium genome includes the window CGATCCGGGTGCCCCACGCCAGCTCACCTTGACTTCAGGTGGAGATAAGTCCTCTGCCGTGATATTGCTCGGAGGAGGCGGCCATGCTGCTGGCCCAAGCTGCACGCTCTCTTCCTGGAAGCTGTTATCCGGAATGAGTCCGGTCAGGTGGGAGCTTTCCCCATTTGCTACATTGCAGAAGTGGTAGTCATATGGGATCCCCGGTGATCCTGTTAGAAAATTCTGGAAGTCATCGAACCAGAAACCTGCATCATACCCTGCACCATCCGACGTCACAATCCTAATCTCTTCATCTGTCCCATTCAAATATCCGAAGAAGGAAAGCCGGCCATCCGGTGGGGCTGAATTGTCCGAATTGGACACAGCACCAAATATCGATCCCTGTGCCAGAGCAGAAGAGCTCGACGCGAAGGCTATGAAAAGTGTCAACATGATTCGTAGAGCCATGCAATGATACTCCTGGCACATAGATCATTCGATGTGCTGGTATGGTCGATTCTGTTGGGAGCCGGGAAAGAAGTAGAGTATCCGGCCTAAGCCGATAACCGACAACGCTGTAAGCTCCTTTCAATTATACTGGACAGTCTGTCAGAAACAAGCGAAATCAGTACTCAAAATACGTCAGTCCCTTGACTTGATAAAAGGACGCCCGCGGACGACCACCAGCGACGCAATTTGTGCGATTTCGATAACGTAAGAATTGACCGTCTGAATTTCTACGCATGCTTAGGTTAGTCAAGTAGGCCTTTGCTATCCTGCATTCATGGTTAAAGCTCCAGTCAAGGCGGTCGACCATGAAATAAAGGCTATCATGATGAGATGCAATAGAGTACCAGTTTGATCGAGAATCAAACGAGTTCTTGACATAGAATTGAAAGCTGATATATTAGATATTGAATGTGTTTAAATAGGTAATATTTTCGACACTGTCATACTTGCCGTACAAACCTGGAGGAAAGTGATGTGTGTATTTATGAGGAGTAATCCGTACGGGTTCGCTATGAAGATCCCCCTTCTGCTGACAATATTAATCCTGCTCGCGGCATCTAGTGTCACTGCCACGGTCTCGACTGTTGAAGAGGCGGAGACAGTCTGTCAGAACTGGCTGACCTATATCGTCTACCACACAGGTGACTGGGGTGGTGCCATGAGTCCACAGATCATCGGTGCGGATGACATATATGCCGACGACATACTTCTTGCGAGATGCTTTCATATCTCACCGATCGGATATGTGATCGTGCCGGTTCTGAAAGAGATGCCTCCGGTGAAGCTCTACTCGGTTGAGAGCAATTATGACGTTAATCAGGAGCACGGCCTATCTCAGATGATGCGTGAGATATTTGCACAACGAGCGGAGGTTTACATTGATTTCTATGGCAGCCTTGAGGCGGATCAGGCTTCCAAAGACTATTACATATTCAATGATTCACACAGACAGCAATGGTTGAGGTACGTGAAAAGCCCTGATCACTTCATGGCCGAAGAACTCGGCAAGGACGCGATGCAGACTGTCGGACCGCTGCTGACGAACGTTTGGAGTCAGGATTACCCTTACAACACAGATTGTCCTCCCGGCAACCCGGTCGGCTGTGTGGCGACTGCCATGTCTCAGGTGATGCACTATTATAACTGCCCACCATCAGGTGTCGGGACGCACAGTTACTGGTGGTATCCTGATTCAGGCGACCCTGTCTATTTCACTGCTGACTTTAGAGATACCTATGAATGGGATCTTATGCCCGATCAGTTCTTATGGCCGTACACTGACGAGATGATCGACGCTGTGGCCGAACTTTGCTTTGAGGTAGGTGTATCGGTTGATATGGATTACGCGCCTGACGGTTCTGGCGCTTACTTTGAGGATATCGCACCGGCGCTTCAAAACTACTTCCGATTCAACAGCGGCATGCAACGCTTGTGGCGCAGCTCCACGACTGCCTACACTTGGTTTACATACTACATCAAACCTGAGATCGACGCAGGCCGCCCAATCATCTACGGGATCACCGGACATGCGTTCATCTGTGATGGTTGGCAGGACGGTGGCACCAACATGTATCACCTCAACTATGGTTGGGGTGGCAGTCAGAATGCATGGTATGCTATCGATGATTACTTCTGCGACTGGGGCTGCTCGATGGCTCATGAGTCCCTGTTGCGGTATATCAGACCGTACCCTGACTGGGACGAAGATGGCGTTGACAACGATATTGACAATTGTCCGATGATACCTAATACGAATCAGGCTGACGGAGATGATGATGGCGTCGGAGACCTGTGCGACAACTGCGTGTATGCCTATAATCCGGAACAGGGTGATGCTGACGGTGACGGCGACGGTGACTACTGCGATCCGGATGCGGACGATGATGGTATTCTCAATGAAAGTGACAACTGCTGGCTGGTCGATAATGCGGCGCAGGAGAACAGTGATACAGACGAACTTGGCGATGACTGTGATAACTGCGACTTCGTGGACAACCCGGAGCAATACGACGAGGACAGCGACGGGACAGGAGATTTCTGTGATGGCGAACTGCACATCCAGAGCTACCAGGTTGAAATCCCGCCCGGCTATCTGGGCGTTTACTACTACTATCAGTTCTGGTGTGTAGGCGGAACTGCGCCGTACTATTGGACCAAACTTGCGGGGCAGCCGCCCTATGGTACAGTGTTTGCTAACGGAACGGTTGGGACTGTGTCAGGGACGCCGTCATATATCCCTGCTGGAGAAGACTCTGCAATATCTATTATCACAGTCAAGCTAGAGGACTCAAGCAATCCGGTTCTTTCTGACACAATCGCTGTGAAAATCATCGTGTACCGCGACGAACCACAGCCACCATATGTTTGTGGAGATGCCGATGGTAGCGCAGGGGTCGATATCGATGATGTGGTCTTCCTGATTGCCTACATCTTTTCCGGAGGACCCGCTCCTGATCCGTTAGAATCCGGAGATTCGGATTGCTCGGGAGCGATTGACATCGATGACGTAGTATACACAATTTCCTATATATTCAGCGGTGGCCCGCCTCCGTGCGACCCTGATGATAACGGCACACCGAACTGCTGATCGAACAGCGGTTCACTGAGAATCTCAAGCCCCGACCTGAAGATGTGGTCGGGGCTTTTCATTGCCTGTCGCTCGGCACTTATTCCGTATACAGATTGAGATTGATTTGTTCTTTGAACCAAGCTATAAATGATGTATGAGATTACTCGACGACAATCAGGAAGACCGGCACAATCTCTTCATGCGCGAGGCTCTGCGCGAGGCAGAGAAGGCTGCGGAGAAAGGTGAAGTGCCGGTTGGATGCGTGATAGTGCATGACAACCGCATAATCGGACGAGGCTATAATAGAAGAGAAGCACTACAGGATGCTACGGCCCATGCGGAAATCATCGCCATATCCGCTGCCTGCCAGACCATGCATAGCTGGCGGCTGGAAGATTGCACTATGTATGTAACTCTGGAGCCATGTCCCATGTGTGCCGGCGCGATAGTATTG containing:
- a CDS encoding fibronectin type III domain-containing protein, coding for MALRIMLTLFIAFASSSSALAQGSIFGAVSNSDNSAPPDGRLSFFGYLNGTDEEIRIVTSDGAGYDAGFWFDDFQNFLTGSPGIPYDYHFCNVANGESSHLTGLIPDNSFQEESVQLGPAAWPPPPSNITAEDLSPPEVKVSWRGAPGSSYHIYRRNASSNGPFFRLDNPSGDLSDPGISDTFFVDTPTSGSSEYVYLVIAEDSSGRYSPVIAIAGCGDTDNSGSVDIDDIIF
- a CDS encoding C10 family peptidase — protein: MCVFMRSNPYGFAMKIPLLLTILILLAASSVTATVSTVEEAETVCQNWLTYIVYHTGDWGGAMSPQIIGADDIYADDILLARCFHISPIGYVIVPVLKEMPPVKLYSVESNYDVNQEHGLSQMMREIFAQRAEVYIDFYGSLEADQASKDYYIFNDSHRQQWLRYVKSPDHFMAEELGKDAMQTVGPLLTNVWSQDYPYNTDCPPGNPVGCVATAMSQVMHYYNCPPSGVGTHSYWWYPDSGDPVYFTADFRDTYEWDLMPDQFLWPYTDEMIDAVAELCFEVGVSVDMDYAPDGSGAYFEDIAPALQNYFRFNSGMQRLWRSSTTAYTWFTYYIKPEIDAGRPIIYGITGHAFICDGWQDGGTNMYHLNYGWGGSQNAWYAIDDYFCDWGCSMAHESLLRYIRPYPDWDEDGVDNDIDNCPMIPNTNQADGDDDGVGDLCDNCVYAYNPEQGDADGDGDGDYCDPDADDDGILNESDNCWLVDNAAQENSDTDELGDDCDNCDFVDNPEQYDEDSDGTGDFCDGELHIQSYQVEIPPGYLGVYYYYQFWCVGGTAPYYWTKLAGQPPYGTVFANGTVGTVSGTPSYIPAGEDSAISIITVKLEDSSNPVLSDTIAVKIIVYRDEPQPPYVCGDADGSAGVDIDDVVFLIAYIFSGGPAPDPLESGDSDCSGAIDIDDVVYTISYIFSGGPPPCDPDDNGTPNC
- the tadA gene encoding tRNA adenosine(34) deaminase TadA, whose translation is MRLLDDNQEDRHNLFMREALREAEKAAEKGEVPVGCVIVHDNRIIGRGYNRREALQDATAHAEIIAISAACQTMHSWRLEDCTMYVTLEPCPMCAGAIVLTRIPVLVYGADDPKAGACGTLLDIVRDSRLNHIVDVIDGVMAREAQSLLQDFFRTLRRRNSKAED